From a region of the uncultured Desulfatiglans sp. genome:
- a CDS encoding Type III restriction protein res subunit produces the protein MDQQEEKPVIYRKLVRDRIPEIIREAGKAPFVQTLGDDEFRPVLGRKILEEAHELFSAWRAKDSHGVLTESADLLEAVLAALREEGFTFHDLEQARRTRAAERGCFHEKLFLEAVNGYIAQTASGRDTPAFLFNPGDALDLIELIRSELLRSTDAWIASAFSSPSAVNLLLTGFERFVASGGRLRLLLSTMGNVTRPEYLSHIERLLPGGEVRVFHPPQMPFDRVPPDFHVKAYLFKRRDGVGSVIIGSSNLTGAGLTTNIEWNYFTSSEINLAFEEAAPFEAAVRIFDQYWTKQSVPVSEDFLEGYRRRFHTVPESAAPKAYHPEHFRDKQVAEGSSPRQEPVHPNTPQIEALEKLAEMRAQGVERAAVIAATGIGKTYLAAFDFRTSGCRRMLFIAHRQTILLKAMESFRTVMNLPYFGALCTAEDRPASDHPAVFAMIQTLSRHSTLEKLPPDSFDYIVMDEFHHSQAATYRRVIEHFRPQFFLGLTATPERMDGRDVLAHCGYNIAYELRVLEAIERGWLTPFQYFAVYDETDYSRITWRGTQYDEHELDQALSTDTRTAVIARNLSNFLPSMGKIKALAFCSSIAHARYTARHLSLSHGIPARALLGEDSEETRQATIRCLRDEKDPLKVICSVDIFNEGVDIPELTHVLFLRPTQSFAVFLQQLGRGLRRSPGKDFLVAIDFVGNYRKVHVAPLALCGYTSIETFIKDFAGKVRPDPRKMLPASCFLDPELKVQRIWDDELKTILGRHTPLAERLKSFYLEIRENLGGRSPQLMDLFAAGYDIDPRAFISHFGNWLRAKLYCEDGRLDPCEKDILDTPGEAFLQHLEKDLRPVRSYKMVVLLSLLEMPGTQWAIEDIAVRFLNHFLAHPDHLPDYEDLARAEEPGKFPLDLIIRKLRKMPLHFLSNSPKDFFILDLNQNRFLLQQAVHPFWMNDHFRMLVRDRATFALAEYFRRKALRQTVYAGPDVTESTFKLRPELAELLLGARRLPPGGEKLVRVKMNGEKWQATLRRSSDGRSFYIQSPPGSPYCSYFSQSKDGSTDGQRLFRIKYEKDTLVLILQDE, from the coding sequence ATGGACCAGCAAGAAGAAAAGCCGGTCATTTACCGCAAGCTCGTGCGCGACCGCATCCCGGAAATCATCCGGGAGGCCGGTAAGGCGCCTTTTGTGCAGACGCTTGGCGATGACGAATTCAGACCGGTCCTCGGCCGGAAGATCCTCGAGGAGGCCCACGAGCTGTTCTCCGCGTGGAGAGCAAAGGATTCGCACGGCGTTCTGACGGAATCCGCCGACCTGCTGGAGGCTGTGTTGGCCGCCCTCCGTGAAGAAGGTTTCACCTTCCATGATCTGGAGCAGGCTCGCCGTACAAGGGCCGCCGAACGAGGCTGCTTCCACGAAAAACTGTTTCTTGAAGCTGTTAACGGATACATCGCCCAAACTGCATCCGGTCGCGACACGCCTGCCTTTCTGTTCAATCCCGGCGACGCCCTGGACCTGATCGAACTCATCCGTTCCGAACTTTTGCGGAGCACCGATGCCTGGATCGCTTCGGCCTTTTCCTCCCCTTCCGCCGTCAATCTGCTCTTGACGGGTTTTGAGCGCTTCGTTGCGTCCGGCGGCAGGCTTCGGCTTCTCCTGTCGACCATGGGCAACGTCACCCGGCCCGAATACCTGAGCCACATCGAACGCCTTCTACCAGGCGGTGAAGTACGGGTTTTTCATCCCCCGCAGATGCCGTTCGACAGGGTGCCCCCGGATTTCCACGTCAAGGCATACCTTTTTAAACGCCGCGACGGCGTGGGCTCCGTGATCATCGGTTCCTCGAACCTCACCGGGGCAGGGCTCACCACCAATATCGAGTGGAACTACTTCACTTCGAGCGAGATCAATCTCGCCTTCGAGGAAGCCGCCCCCTTCGAAGCCGCCGTCCGGATCTTCGATCAATACTGGACGAAGCAGTCCGTTCCCGTCAGCGAAGACTTCCTCGAAGGTTACCGGCGGCGATTCCACACTGTCCCTGAAAGCGCAGCCCCTAAAGCTTACCACCCCGAGCATTTCCGAGACAAGCAAGTGGCTGAAGGCTCGTCACCCCGCCAGGAGCCTGTCCACCCCAACACCCCCCAGATCGAAGCGCTTGAAAAACTGGCTGAGATGCGTGCACAGGGCGTCGAACGGGCGGCGGTCATCGCCGCCACGGGAATCGGAAAGACCTACCTCGCCGCCTTCGACTTTCGGACATCCGGCTGCCGTAGGATGCTTTTCATCGCCCACCGCCAGACAATTCTTCTGAAGGCCATGGAGAGCTTCCGAACCGTCATGAACTTACCCTATTTCGGCGCCCTCTGCACCGCCGAGGACCGGCCCGCATCAGATCACCCGGCCGTCTTCGCGATGATCCAGACCCTCAGCCGCCATTCCACACTGGAAAAGCTGCCGCCTGATTCTTTCGATTACATCGTGATGGACGAGTTCCACCACAGCCAGGCGGCTACGTACCGGCGCGTCATCGAACACTTCCGCCCGCAGTTCTTCCTAGGCCTCACGGCCACTCCGGAGCGTATGGACGGCCGGGATGTTCTCGCCCATTGCGGCTACAATATCGCCTATGAGCTGAGGGTTCTGGAGGCGATCGAACGCGGCTGGCTCACCCCGTTTCAGTATTTTGCCGTCTATGATGAAACGGACTACAGTCGGATCACTTGGCGCGGTACCCAATACGACGAACACGAGCTTGACCAGGCCCTGAGCACGGACACCCGCACCGCTGTCATCGCACGCAATCTTTCTAATTTTCTGCCTTCAATGGGCAAGATCAAAGCCCTTGCCTTTTGCTCCTCCATCGCCCACGCCAGGTATACGGCAAGACACCTGAGCCTGAGCCATGGGATTCCTGCCAGGGCCCTTCTAGGGGAGGATTCCGAAGAAACCCGCCAGGCAACGATTCGATGCCTTCGAGATGAGAAGGACCCACTCAAGGTGATCTGCTCGGTCGATATTTTCAACGAAGGCGTCGACATCCCTGAGCTTACCCATGTGCTTTTCCTCCGACCGACCCAGTCCTTTGCGGTTTTTCTCCAGCAACTGGGCCGCGGACTGCGACGATCGCCCGGAAAGGATTTTCTGGTGGCCATCGATTTCGTGGGAAACTACCGTAAAGTGCATGTGGCGCCGCTCGCGCTTTGCGGGTACACGTCGATCGAGACCTTTATCAAAGACTTTGCAGGGAAAGTCCGGCCGGACCCCCGAAAAATGCTGCCGGCATCCTGCTTCCTGGATCCGGAATTGAAGGTCCAGAGGATCTGGGATGATGAATTGAAGACGATCCTCGGCAGGCATACCCCATTGGCTGAACGTCTCAAGAGCTTTTATCTCGAGATCAGGGAGAACCTTGGAGGCAGATCACCACAGCTCATGGATCTTTTCGCCGCCGGGTATGATATCGATCCGCGGGCTTTCATCTCCCATTTCGGCAACTGGTTGCGGGCGAAGCTTTACTGCGAAGACGGCCGGCTGGATCCCTGCGAAAAGGATATCCTCGACACCCCTGGAGAAGCGTTTCTCCAGCATCTCGAAAAGGACCTTCGCCCTGTCCGCTCCTATAAAATGGTGGTGCTCCTTTCTCTGCTCGAAATGCCGGGCACCCAATGGGCGATCGAGGACATCGCCGTCAGGTTTCTCAACCATTTCTTGGCCCATCCGGATCATCTGCCCGACTACGAAGATCTTGCCAGGGCCGAGGAGCCCGGCAAATTCCCTCTTGACCTTATAATAAGAAAGCTCAGAAAAATGCCGCTCCATTTCCTGAGCAACAGCCCGAAGGATTTTTTCATTCTGGACCTCAACCAGAACCGCTTCCTTCTTCAACAAGCCGTCCATCCCTTCTGGATGAACGATCATTTCAGGATGCTTGTGCGCGACCGGGCCACATTCGCCCTGGCTGAATATTTCAGGCGGAAGGCCCTTCGGCAGACTGTGTATGCCGGCCCGGATGTTACGGAAAGCACCTTCAAGCTTCGCCCTGAGCTCGCAGAACTGCTTCTTGGGGCTCGCCGGCTCCCCCCGGGAGGAGAGAAACTCGTGCGAGTGAAAATGAACGGCGAGAAATGGCAGGCAACACTCAGGCGATCCAGCGACGGCAGATCCTTTTATATTCAATCGCCTCCCGGCTCGCCCTATTGCTCTTATTTTTCTCAATCAAAAGATGGCAGCACTGACGGACAGAGGCTTTTTAGGATCAAATACGAAAAAGATACTCTGGTTTTGATATTACAAGACGAATAA
- a CDS encoding conserved hypothetical protein (Evidence 4 : Unknown function but conserved in other organisms) encodes MGNLARYLQLEFSRHKPPGWSCTSEVAVTPPELCKLLGFTPKTDVLLANADGSRRYWIEFEVSRADPVANHAKFAATHLFSPQSDTDVFVSMVSPHVATGRRNLGATAISLMRHVGMNAFQTTLLPRYSPQEVKHLNQMPFHELRGRHIDISSEILRVFDISKPLISFERSRIHFVANLLEVILNIRSWNTEIQNNSNKLLWGKRIVKYFVFDNRLKWFAPSKYCAFTFINPDANLMSSRLKISDLNGMSIKRYSSIERNNWQFDGQRAKNHLIHNLGMVLIEAEEDSKIWERFQRWLGDNSDSITVHPSRPKFILFP; translated from the coding sequence ATGGGAAATCTGGCGCGTTATCTGCAGCTCGAGTTCTCTCGCCACAAGCCTCCTGGGTGGTCCTGCACTTCGGAGGTTGCGGTCACGCCGCCTGAACTTTGCAAGCTCTTGGGGTTTACGCCTAAAACGGATGTCTTGTTGGCAAATGCCGACGGGTCACGCCGGTATTGGATTGAATTTGAAGTAAGCAGAGCGGACCCCGTGGCAAATCACGCGAAATTTGCCGCTACACATTTGTTCAGTCCACAATCCGATACGGATGTATTTGTTTCCATGGTCAGTCCCCATGTGGCAACAGGGCGTAGAAATCTGGGAGCAACCGCCATTTCTCTAATGCGTCATGTGGGCATGAATGCTTTTCAAACGACCTTATTGCCTCGATATTCACCTCAAGAAGTTAAGCATCTCAATCAAATGCCGTTTCATGAATTACGTGGAAGACATATTGATATCTCTTCTGAAATCTTAAGAGTTTTTGATATATCAAAACCGTTAATTTCTTTTGAGAGGTCCAGAATTCACTTCGTAGCAAATTTGCTGGAGGTGATTCTGAATATCAGATCATGGAACACTGAGATCCAGAATAACAGCAACAAGCTATTGTGGGGAAAAAGAATAGTTAAATATTTCGTATTTGATAATAGATTAAAATGGTTTGCACCAAGTAAGTACTGTGCATTTACATTCATTAATCCTGATGCCAATTTAATGTCATCTCGGTTGAAAATTTCGGATCTCAACGGCATGTCGATCAAGCGGTATTCAAGCATCGAACGTAATAACTGGCAGTTTGACGGACAGCGAGCCAAAAATCATCTGATTCACAACTTGGGGATGGTCTTAATAGAAGCTGAAGAGGATAGCAAAATTTGGGAACGCTTTCAAAGATGGCTTGGTGACAATTCAGATTCAATTACAGTTCATCCTTCCCGTCCCAAGTTTATTCTTTTTCCTTAA
- a CDS encoding conserved hypothetical protein (Evidence 4 : Unknown function but conserved in other organisms), with protein MDDARQMLQDLTARGCGKPLFVSDELPHYATVLAELFHQQVPPAPTGKRGRPKNPERVIDEDLDYATVHKTREGGRVVQVERRVVFGSERSVYERLRHSPSHTINTAFVERSNLHWRLWDAHLVRKAPTFARSLRWLRAKFAICVACYNLIRPHGTLSRGRDRIFRPKTPAMAGNVTDHPWSFLELLMDPVICQ; from the coding sequence TTGGACGATGCCCGGCAGATGCTTCAGGATTTGACCGCTCGAGGTTGCGGTAAGCCCCTGTTCGTATCGGACGAACTGCCGCATTACGCCACGGTTTTGGCAGAGTTGTTCCACCAGCAGGTGCCGCCGGCGCCGACAGGGAAACGGGGCCGACCCAAGAATCCTGAACGTGTGATCGATGAGGATCTGGATTATGCCACGGTACACAAGACCCGCGAGGGCGGCCGTGTAGTTCAAGTGGAACGTAGGGTGGTCTTCGGAAGCGAGCGCAGCGTGTATGAGCGGTTGAGGCATTCGCCCAGCCATACCATCAATACCGCCTTTGTCGAACGATCCAATCTGCACTGGCGGCTTTGGGACGCCCATTTGGTACGCAAAGCGCCTACCTTCGCGCGCTCGCTGCGCTGGCTTCGCGCCAAGTTCGCCATCTGCGTGGCCTGCTACAATTTGATCCGCCCGCACGGAACGCTTAGCCGAGGCAGGGACCGGATATTCCGCCCCAAGACCCCCGCCATGGCGGGAAACGTAACGGACCATCCGTGGTCGTTTTTGGAGTTGTTGATGGATCCAGTTATCTGTCAATGA
- a CDS encoding hypothetical protein (Evidence 5 : Unknown function): MNRQGGIAFCQRRGXISAYNRTNQFVQNDTSCAAAQDDRQCIVCGMFSAHFFAWVDGARYERCGTCGATFLNPAQRLSSEAESAQYRLHRNDPADDGYRRFLSKLADPLLQRLPLRAKGLDFNNPFASECTNGTRNQQSLVAPISHLL; this comes from the coding sequence ATGAACAGGCAAGGGGGGATCGCCTTTTGCCAAAGGAGGGGCNCCATTTCCGCATACAACCGGACAAATCAGTTCGTGCAAAACGACACCTCTTGCGCGGCCGCCCAGGATGACCGGCAATGCATCGTGTGCGGCATGTTCTCGGCCCATTTTTTTGCCTGGGTGGACGGGGCTCGATACGAGCGCTGCGGCACTTGCGGTGCAACGTTTCTGAATCCGGCACAAAGGTTGTCGAGCGAAGCGGAGTCCGCGCAGTACCGCCTGCACCGAAATGATCCGGCTGATGACGGCTACCGCCGATTCCTGTCGAAGCTTGCAGATCCGTTGCTGCAACGGCTGCCTCTGCGGGCGAAAGGGTTGGACTTTAACAACCCGTTTGCATCCGAGTGCACGAATGGTACTCGGAATCAGCAATCTTTGGTTGCTCCCATATCTCACTTGTTATGA
- a CDS encoding GCN5-related N-acetyltransferase yields MGGRFGPVHKLTAAAEAGAFDCGQHELNLFLHRYALVNQRANSAQTYVSCVGGDVVGYYSLCVGSVGFDEAPHRVIKGIARHRVPVMLLARLGVDQRFQCQGLGRALLKDAILRTLQAADIAGIRALLAHAKDEHAKQWYLSWDFEPSPTDPFHLFLLIKDMRAAGRLVIEDSP; encoded by the coding sequence ATGGGCGGCCGCTTTGGTCCGGTCCACAAACTCACGGCAGCGGCCGAGGCAGGAGCTTTCGATTGCGGTCAGCATGAATTGAATCTGTTCTTGCACCGCTATGCCCTTGTCAACCAGAGAGCCAACAGCGCCCAGACCTATGTGTCCTGCGTGGGCGGCGATGTCGTTGGCTACTACAGCCTCTGTGTGGGCAGCGTCGGCTTTGATGAAGCGCCCCATCGGGTGATAAAGGGGATTGCCAGACATCGAGTGCCCGTCATGCTGCTGGCCCGCCTCGGCGTGGATCAGAGGTTTCAGTGCCAGGGGTTGGGTCGGGCCCTGCTCAAGGACGCCATCCTGCGTACCTTGCAGGCGGCAGATATAGCCGGCATCCGTGCGTTGCTGGCACACGCCAAGGACGAGCACGCCAAGCAGTGGTATCTCTCCTGGGATTTCGAGCCCAGCCCCACGGACCCTTTCCACCTGTTTTTGCTCATCAAGGACATGCGTGCGGCGGGAAGACTGGTTATTGAAGACAGCCCATGA
- a CDS encoding hypothetical protein (Evidence 5 : Unknown function), with the protein MLILNALQLQTEGTRPFPSGYLTRDELEVLGRIVKTYLPPAEDRGLRTQNGIMSKSIPVGISLQ; encoded by the coding sequence ATGCTCATCCTAAATGCTCTTCAACTGCAGACAGAGGGCACCAGACCATTTCCGAGTGGATACCTCACCCGCGACGAACTGGAAGTCCTAGGCCGAATCGTCAAAACCTACCTCCCTCCGGCCGAAGACCGCGGCCTCCGCACTCAAAACGGCATCATGAGCAAAAGTATCCCGGTCGGAATATCATTACAGTGA
- a CDS encoding conserved hypothetical protein (Evidence 4 : Unknown function but conserved in other organisms), producing the protein METTSRNPVPYSSHSQPDLVEVERRFAEWRRQRGKKRALIPQELWEAAVQQCRGHSVSEVCRRLRLSFTELKKRLSSDHATPELIQLDTTCLFGQWVVECERADGSRLKLSGTGQPPDPESILGQFLS; encoded by the coding sequence ATGGAAACCACTTCGAGGAACCCTGTCCCATACAGCAGCCACTCCCAGCCCGACCTCGTCGAGGTCGAACGCCGGTTTGCCGAGTGGCGCCGGCAGCGCGGCAAGAAGCGTGCCCTGATCCCGCAGGAGTTGTGGGAGGCGGCGGTACAGCAATGCAGAGGGCATTCTGTTTCCGAGGTATGCCGCAGGCTGAGGCTTTCCTTCACAGAGCTCAAGAAGCGTCTCTCCTCTGATCATGCCACTCCGGAGCTGATCCAGCTGGACACCACCTGCCTCTTCGGCCAATGGGTCGTCGAGTGCGAACGTGCGGATGGCAGCAGGCTGAAGCTCTCGGGAACCGGTCAACCGCCCGATCCTGAAAGCATTCTCGGGCAGTTTCTCTCATGA
- a CDS encoding Methyltransferase type 11, which yields MSGSFYEENHEAYYQQTVGIDPAPFLEPLIRYLPPASLLLDVGCGSGRDLRWFKERGYRVVGMERSRSLARMAADHAGCEIHEADFRSFDFRSLPCDAILLVGALVHVPHESLSRVFLHITQGLRPRGKVLLTLKEGRGSSSIPDGRVFYLWEDQPLRALIASSGFTILDVQRQISPVRPKDVWLGYVLEKPHHEADAPADPLGEPG from the coding sequence ATGAGCGGCTCATTCTACGAGGAAAACCACGAAGCTTATTACCAGCAGACGGTCGGAATCGACCCGGCGCCCTTTCTCGAGCCGCTTATCCGATACCTTCCGCCGGCGAGTTTGCTCCTCGACGTAGGCTGCGGCAGCGGCCGCGATCTGCGCTGGTTCAAAGAAAGAGGCTATCGTGTGGTCGGCATGGAGCGCTCGCGCAGTCTTGCACGCATGGCCGCCGACCATGCCGGATGCGAGATCCATGAGGCCGATTTCCGCTCTTTCGACTTCCGGTCTCTCCCCTGCGACGCGATCCTGCTGGTGGGAGCGTTGGTCCACGTCCCACATGAGTCCCTTTCGCGGGTTTTCCTTCACATTACGCAGGGGCTCCGACCACGTGGAAAGGTCCTCCTGACCCTCAAGGAAGGCCGCGGGTCCTCGTCCATTCCTGACGGGCGCGTCTTCTATCTATGGGAGGATCAGCCGCTACGCGCGCTGATCGCCTCCAGCGGCTTCACCATCCTGGATGTTCAACGTCAGATTTCACCGGTACGCCCTAAGGATGTCTGGCTCGGGTATGTGCTCGAAAAACCCCATCATGAAGCTGATGCACCCGCAGATCCCCTGGGAGAGCCCGGTTGA
- a CDS encoding hypothetical protein (Evidence 5 : Unknown function): MAIEAWDWRGLDEAGGEEPDLVAGAGRGSSAVWKAEFSRHGGSACALGGRGDADGQIRGAQRRSQGCTDRD, from the coding sequence GTGGCAATCGAGGCGTGGGATTGGCGAGGTCTTGACGAGGCCGGCGGGGAGGAGCCGGATCTGGTGGCAGGAGCCGGAAGGGGCAGTTCGGCAGTGTGGAAGGCGGAATTTTCGCGTCATGGCGGCTCGGCCTGCGCGCTTGGTGGGCGGGGCGATGCGGACGGTCAGATACGGGGCGCTCAACGGCGGAGCCAAGGGTGCACTGATAGGGACTGA
- a CDS encoding hypothetical protein (Evidence 5 : Unknown function): MDGQRPPEGEAMQGEHQTERTPVETRSNPKSKNPAADAGAEPSPLSADGLVLVPLAAAADEGLDLPVEQVLHLEWDAPAFSPRGNSLVLPAFQSIELLRDYRRAEQAIAKRWATPFRLLKVGGAFGQKMVMPDQKMHEQVRDMVNKMDLKSGLVVPFYVTVETHGTEGQVLNVEDKVKEVKEDIVVKVLEDGFEFEGRRYKSLSAIARAAPAPSGTGSSSSASNPQ; encoded by the coding sequence TTGGACGGCCAAAGGCCGCCCGAGGGGGAAGCCATGCAAGGCGAGCATCAAACCGAGAGGACCCCGGTGGAAACACGATCCAATCCGAAATCCAAGAACCCGGCAGCTGATGCGGGAGCTGAGCCGTCGCCGCTTTCAGCGGACGGTCTGGTGCTCGTCCCGCTTGCCGCCGCCGCGGACGAGGGACTGGACCTGCCCGTGGAGCAGGTGCTTCACCTCGAGTGGGACGCGCCGGCCTTCTCGCCACGGGGCAACTCTCTCGTCCTTCCCGCGTTCCAGTCCATCGAACTCCTCCGCGATTACCGCCGGGCCGAACAGGCCATCGCCAAGCGCTGGGCCACGCCGTTCAGGCTCCTCAAGGTCGGCGGCGCGTTCGGCCAGAAGATGGTCATGCCCGATCAGAAGATGCACGAACAGGTCCGCGACATGGTCAACAAGATGGACCTCAAGAGCGGCTTGGTCGTCCCTTTCTACGTCACGGTCGAGACCCACGGCACCGAGGGGCAGGTCCTCAACGTCGAGGACAAGGTCAAGGAGGTGAAGGAGGACATCGTGGTCAAAGTACTCGAAGACGGCTTCGAGTTCGAAGGCCGGCGCTATAAGTCCCTCTCGGCCATTGCCAGGGCAGCACCGGCTCCCAGTGGAACGGGTTCATCTTCTTCGGCCTCAAACCCCCAGTGA
- a CDS encoding conserved hypothetical protein (Evidence 4 : Unknown function but conserved in other organisms), with the protein MVELERHFCPNQECKDYGLRNRGNIAMRGKYGKDKSRDLLYCRTCGKRFAATQSSALFGLHLPAETIRAIIHHAAEGIGVRATARLLGLDKDTVNRVILRAGEHCASVLSSLLTSLELTEAQMDELWTFVKKRKILAPPKTSRAGTGGPGSGRPLTSLHDC; encoded by the coding sequence ATGGTCGAGCTTGAGAGACATTTCTGTCCGAATCAAGAATGCAAGGATTATGGGTTGCGCAATCGAGGCAACATTGCCATGCGTGGCAAGTACGGCAAGGACAAAAGCCGCGATCTGCTTTACTGTCGCACCTGTGGCAAACGCTTTGCCGCCACCCAGTCCAGCGCGCTTTTTGGCCTGCATCTGCCGGCGGAAACGATTCGTGCGATCATCCATCATGCAGCCGAGGGCATAGGAGTCCGGGCCACGGCGCGCCTGCTCGGATTGGACAAGGACACGGTAAACCGGGTAATCCTGCGCGCCGGCGAGCACTGCGCATCCGTGCTTTCCAGCCTGTTGACCTCGCTGGAACTAACCGAGGCGCAAATGGATGAGCTGTGGACCTTTGTAAAAAAAAGGAAAATTCTGGCACCGCCCAAGACTTCGAGGGCCGGTACGGGCGGACCTGGATCTGGACGGCCATTGACGTCCCTACACGATTGCTGA
- a CDS encoding hypothetical protein (Evidence 5 : Unknown function), with protein sequence MTCNNFSTTRFAQANSKGLLQIITDYAYALTTLDRFDHGTLIIEEVTRPAPYVSTYDAAMKIVKAMQPGFGGLFGLEKDRGTLEQEQLRAFSLSKPVRPLPASSPPDRRFFLAAFFGYPAILRWMIEGCLNWRENGLLQPESVKETTAPYFDEQDHDLSPFYRHHTEKKGRMAGILRKLLMTHDRSDR encoded by the coding sequence ATGACATGCAATAACTTTTCCACGACGAGATTCGCGCAAGCAAATTCAAAGGGGCTTTTGCAGATCATCACCGATTATGCATATGCTTTGACCACCCTGGATCGGTTTGATCACGGGACGCTGATCATCGAGGAGGTCACGCGTCCGGCACCCTATGTGTCGACCTATGATGCGGCCATGAAAATCGTAAAGGCCATGCAACCCGGATTCGGCGGCTTGTTCGGGTTGGAAAAGGACCGAGGAACCCTTGAGCAAGAACAGCTCAGGGCTTTTTCTTTGTCCAAACCTGTCCGGCCGCTTCCAGCCTCTTCGCCGCCCGACCGGCGATTCTTTCTAGCCGCTTTTTTTGGATACCCGGCCATCCTGCGCTGGATGATCGAGGGTTGCCTGAATTGGCGGGAGAATGGTCTCCTGCAGCCGGAGAGCGTGAAGGAAACCACGGCCCCCTATTTTGACGAGCAGGACCATGACCTCTCGCCATTTTACAGGCACCACACAGAGAAAAAAGGAAGAATGGCAGGAATCCTACGAAAACTACTGATGACGCATGACAGAAGTGACAGGTGA
- a CDS encoding hypothetical protein (Evidence 5 : Unknown function): MDAPNDPILNLHWLAANAKVEEEGDKGRGGSQTDHVLVIAVIEPLRDRLNEATW; encoded by the coding sequence TTGGATGCCCCCAATGACCCAATCCTCAATCTTCACTGGCTGGCCGCCAACGCCAAGGTCGAAGAGGAAGGAGATAAAGGCAGAGGCGGCTCGCAAACGGATCACGTGCTAGTGATCGCCGTAATCGAGCCACTGCGTGATCGCCTTAATGAGGCCACTTGGTGA
- a CDS encoding conserved hypothetical protein (Evidence 4 : Unknown function but conserved in other organisms), with protein sequence MSSTTQTKTERIDVRLTPSSKALLQEAAKASHKNVSEFILEAGIVAANQALADRRLFLLDEARWKEFQEMLDRPVQKKPRLSKLLNDPGALD encoded by the coding sequence ATGTCGTCCACCACTCAGACGAAGACAGAACGAATCGACGTCCGGCTCACTCCCTCATCGAAGGCGCTGTTGCAGGAAGCGGCCAAGGCGTCCCATAAAAACGTCAGTGAGTTCATTTTGGAGGCGGGGATTGTCGCGGCCAACCAGGCTTTGGCTGACCGACGGCTATTCCTGCTGGATGAGGCTCGTTGGAAAGAGTTTCAGGAGATGCTGGATCGTCCGGTCCAGAAGAAGCCTCGCCTGAGCAAACTGCTGAACGATCCTGGCGCTCTTGACTGA
- a CDS encoding transposase yields MIQITAHMRILLAVDPVDFRKGIDGLVAVCRQKLAVDPFSGALFIFTNKSRQALRILVYDGQGFWLCHKRLSRGRFLWNFGPGAIRDLAAAQLQQLLWNADPFKKIPEDFRRIEKNR; encoded by the coding sequence ATGATCCAGATCACTGCCCACATGCGGATCCTGCTGGCAGTGGACCCGGTGGATTTCCGCAAGGGCATCGACGGTTTGGTGGCAGTATGCCGGCAGAAGCTGGCCGTGGATCCATTCAGCGGCGCTCTTTTCATCTTTACCAACAAGTCCCGTCAGGCCCTGCGCATCCTGGTCTATGATGGCCAGGGATTTTGGTTGTGCCATAAACGCTTGTCTCGGGGTCGTTTCTTGTGGAACTTCGGCCCGGGCGCCATCCGCGATCTGGCGGCTGCTCAACTCCAACAGCTTTTGTGGAACGCCGATCCGTTCAAAAAAATCCCGGAGGATTTTCGGCGGATAGAAAAAAATCGGTAA